The sequence GCGAGCCGTAACACCCGCGTTCTTTTCTGGATTATCAGCCTGTTAACGTTTTTCCTGTCTGCTCTGTTAGATAACCTTACGTCCGCCATCGTAATGGTATCCGTGTCGCGTAAATTAATTCGCAACGTTGGGCAACGGCAAATTATGGCAGGCATGATTATCGTTGCGGCCAATGCGGGTGGTGCCTGGTCTCCCATTGGCGATGTTACCACAACTATGCTCTGGATTGGTGGGCAAATAACTACCACCCGAATAATTAGTTCATTGCTGCTGCCCAGTTTAGTCTCGCTGCTGGTTCCGCTGGGGATTTTAACATTTCGGTATAAACCCAAAGAACAGACTACCGTATCGACGGCGGCAAAGGGGATCAGTCGCCCCTATGTGACAACGGCGGCCCGCCGGGATCGCCGGATCATGCTGTCTGTCGGCCTGGGTGGAATGCTTTATGTTCCAATATTTAAGACAGTAACTCACTTGCCCCCTTATATGGGCATGATGCTTGTATTGGGCGTGATCTGGGTGGTTTCTGAAGTGCTGCATAGTGATAAGGATGAGGCCGAACGGCAGAAGTTTACCCCAGCTTATGCACTGAGCCGTATCGATACACCAAGCATTCTGTTTTTCCTGGGGATTCTTCTGGCCGTTGGCTCGTTGGAAACAACGGGGATCTTGCGCAGTCTGGCCGAGTCCTTGAATGAGTCGATTGGAAACCTTGATGTAATTGTTTTACTGATCGGTCTGGCGTCGGCCGTAGTCGACAATGTGCCGATTGTTGCCGCAGCCATGGGTATGTATGATATGCAGACCTATCCGACAGATAACAAATTGTGGGAGTTTCTGGCCTACTGCGCCGGAACGGGTGGTAGCATTCTGGTGATTGGTTCGGCTGCCGGGGTCGCCGTTATGGGGCTCGAACGACTGGAGTTCGGCTGGTATTTGCGTAAAATCAGCTGGCTTGCTCTGGTCGGCTATGTAGCTGGAGCACTGGTTTATCTGGCTGAGTTTATGGTGATGCGCTAAGCAGCTGACAGACAGAATCAGTAGCTTGTTGATCTGTTTGTGATCCGTTACATTTGGTAAAAATCGTTAACCCTGACTTATCATGAGAAGACTGCTCGTAACTCTACTCGTATTGCCGCTGCTTTACTATCGGGCAACTGCCCAGACCACTCCAACTGCTGAGGAGGTTTTAGACAAATACATTACGGCCATTGGTGGCAAAGATGCGCTTGCCAAAGTGACTGATGTGACCACCAGCATGTCAAGCGAAGGGCAAATGGGCGCTATTATGATCACTCGAAAGCAGAAACTGCCTAACAAATTCTCGATGGTCATAAATGCCAATGGAATGGAAGTAATGAAACAAACCGGCGATGGCTCAAAAATCGTTATGGGTGGTATGCAGGGCAATAGTACAACGCTGGAAGGGTCGGCCGCGCAACAGATGACCGCGATGAACGTGATTTTTCCGGAATTACATTATGCTGAAAATGGGGTGAAATCGGCCGTTGTTGGTCCTGAAAAAATTGATGGTAAAGACACGTATAAGTTAAGCCACACAACGACTGATGGCTCGGCTACCTGGACCGATAATTTCGATGCAACCACTGGCCTGAAAGTGCAGTCTGTTACGACGACCAAAAATGCACGGGGTGAAATGACCATGACCTCGGTTTATTCAGACTATAAAGAGGTTAATGGCATCAAATTTCCCATGACGATTGCGCAACAGTCGCCACGCGGGCCGATGACGATGACAGTTGACAACGTAAAGATTAATAAAGGCCTGAAAGACTCTGATTTTACAGTAAAATGATCGTTTCAGATTGCCAAATTGATAAGCTAACCTGTTAATAATCGAAGAATTACATCGACCCAACAAACAAAAAGGTGAAGTTAATCACCTTTTTGTTTGTTGGGTCGATGTATAGAAATTACTTGCTGAATCAGGAGTTGATTACCTCGCCACCATTGACGTGAATCACCTGACCGGTAAAATAAGACGCATCCTCTGATGCCAGAAATACGTAGGCTGGAGCCAGTTCGGCAGGTTGGCCAGGACGTTCCATAGGCGTGTCTTTCCCGAATTTCTCAACCTCTTCCAATGTTTTGGTTGCAACAATCAACGGGGTCCAGATAGGGCCGGGTGCTACAGCATTGACACGGATATTGCGCTCCACCAGATTCTGCGACAAAGACCGGGTAAACGCTGTTACGGCCCCTTTGGTTGAAGCATAATCAATCAGTGTTTCGCTACCCCGGTACGATACCACCGATGTAGTGTTGATAATGCAGTCGTATGCACCCATGTGTGGCAGTATATTTTTCGTCAGTCGGAACATGGCCAGAATATTGAGCTCAAACGTTTCGCGCATCTGCTGATCCGAAATGCCACTAAATTCCTTCTGCTCAACATGATTAGCGGCATTATTGACCAGAATATTCACCCGATTATAGGTGCTGATGATTTTACCGACGGCTTCCCGGATATAGGCAATTTGCTTTAAATCCCCCGGAATTAGCAGACATCGACGCCCCTCGGCCTCGACAAGTGACTTTGTCTTCAGGGCATCAACATCTTCGCGCGGATGATAAAGAATCGCCAGATCAGCGCCTTCGCGGGCAAAATGAATAGCTACTGCCCGGCCAATACCTGAATCACCGCCAGTGATGACAGCAATTTTATCTTTCAGTTTTTCGGCTCCCTGATAATTGTCCCGAATGTAAATCGGTTGCGGGTCCATTTCATATTCCAGGCCCGGCTGTGCGTTCTGATGCTGAGGCTTGGTTTCTATTTCCATTTGTTCCATATTTTTGAGGAATTAGGAGCAGGAATTGAGGGATGAGTATAGATCAGTCTCATTCCTTAATTAAATCAGCTCAGTTTTTGTGTTATGCATTGACAATCGTACCACCATTGGGGTGAAGAACCTGCCCCGTCATGTAGGATGCATCTTCGGATGCCAGAAAAACATAAGCTGGTGCCACTTCGCTAGGTTGGCCGGGGCGCTTCATGGGTACATCCTTGCCAAACTGCGCCACTTCTTTAGCGCTGACCGACGACGGGTTGAGCGGAGTCCAGATTGGACCGGGAGCCACACCATTGACACGAATACCTTTGGCGATCAGATTGCTGGACAAGGCTCGTGTAAAGGTCATAATAGCCCCTTTCGTGGATGAGTACTCTAACAGATCGGCCCTCCCCTGGTAGGCAGTAACCGACGTGGTGTTGATAATGCAGTCGCCTTTATGCAAGTGTGGTTCGGCCGCTTTTGTGACCCTAAAAAACGAATATATATTGGTTTCATAGGTTGCCAGCAGGTCTTCATCACGCTCTTCTTCGAGCGTTTGGTGCTGTAACTGCAAGCCAGCATTATTGACCAGAATGTTCAGCTTACCCAGTTGCCGGACCGTATCCTCAACAATCTGCTTACAATAAACTTCGTGACGAATATCGCCCGGTAGTAGCAGGCATTTACGACCTTCTGCCTCAACCAGTTCTTTGGTTTTCTGCGCGTCTTCTTCCTCTCGGGGTGTATAGGAGATGGCTACATCGGCACCCTCTCGGGCAAAATGAACGGCCACCGCCCGACCAATGCCAGAGTCACCGCCCGTAATGAGAGCGACCTTGTCTTTCAGTTTGTTCGCACCTTTATACAGATGCCGAATTACCTTCGGCTGGGGATCCAGTTCCGCTTCAATCCCTGGTTGAAGATCCTGATGCTGAGGGGGAATTTTTGCTTCCATAACGTTGCTGTTGGTTGTACTTGAGTTTTATAAGCCAAAAGCAACGGTGGTTGTTTGGAGAAATCTATTAAAATGGTGGATTGGTAGCGGCATAGTTAGGCATAGGCTCCAGCGCCGTTAATTTCCGGTCGCAAACGAACAAACTCGAGCATTTGCTACACAGGAAATGGACTGAAATTACCGCCAACGGGTGTTTTTTCAGGTGGAAATAAGTATAGATAAATGCTCAAAAATTACTTCCTGCAGCGCTTGTGCGATACTATTTAGCGTTTGACAATAAAATTATTCCTAACTAGAGCCAGCATAGGCAAAAGCAATGTGCTGGCTATGTACATCTACAGAATAATTTTTTTATTTTAGTTGTTGTGAATCAGGATTTTACGTCAAAGCAGCTTAGGCAGGATTTAATGGCTCTGTGCAGGAGCCATGTTCAGCAACGCATTGAAATAGCCCGGCAGGCAATGGAGGCCGCTCAGGAGTCGGCCAATTCGGAATCCAAGAGCAGTGCTGGTGATAAATACGAAACCGGCCGTGCTATGGCGCAGATCGAACGGGATCGATATGCGCATCAGCTCGATATTGCGCTGGCCCTGGAACAGGAGTTGGAGCGGATTAATAGCGAGAAAGACTATACGATTGTTCAGCCCGGCAGTCTGGTCATTACGAATCGCGGAACGTTCTTTATCAGCATTAGCGCCGGTAAGCTCAGTGTCGACGGAAATGAGGTATTCGCTGTTTCGCCCGCGTCGCCAATTGGCATGGCATTGGCCGGTCGGCGCGCGGGCGATCAGGTTTTGTTTAATAAAATGACGTATGAGGTACTAAAAGTGGGTTAGTCTAGTAAACCCGTTCGCCACCAATCCAGGTCTGTTTCACTTTCGTCTGGCGTAGTTGTGTGTTTGGTACTGTCATGATGTCGCGGTCAAGCACAACGAAATCTGCTTGTTTGCCGGGAGCAATACTGCCCCGCAACTGATCTTCGAAACAGGCATATGCCGCCCACCGGGTCATGGCCAGCAGGGCTGATTTACGATCGACCGCGTTTTCCATCTGATAGCCTCCCGCCGGAAAGTTCTTGGCATCCTGCCGGGCAACAGCCGCGTGGAAGCCAAATAATGGATTGACCGATTCAACGGGAAAATCGCTTCCGAAGGCAATCAGTTTATTTTGTGTCATCAGATCCTTAAACGCATAAGCACCTTTTACCCGAATTGGTCCCAGCCGTTCGCCCGCCCAATACATATCTGATGTTGCATGAGTGGGCTGTACCGATGGAATTATTGAATACTGCCCAAACTTATGGACATCGTCGGGAGACACGACCTGCGCGTGTTCAATGCGCCAGCGCCGGTCGTTATGGCCTTTAAGCAGCTTTCCGTAAAGATCGAGCATGAGGTGATTGGCCGAGTCACCGATGCAGTGCGTATTGGCCTGGAATCCGGTTCCGGATAAAATGGTCGTGACACGTTCCAGTTCACCAGGACTGAGTAATAGAAATCCACCTGTTTCCGGGCGATCGCTGTATGGCCGCAGTAAGCAGGCTCCGCGTGAGCCTAAAGCGCCGTCGGCATAGAGTTTAAAGGACCGTACGGTCAGCCGATCAGTCTGAAAAGGCCCCCGTTTCAGAAAATAATTTAGATTCGGTTCGCCGAGGCTAATCATAGCGTAATCCCGAATTTTTAATTTACCTGCTTTATGCAGACTATCGATGAGATTAATTTCGGCGGGGCTAATACCTGCATCTGAAATCGTTGTTAGCCCGAGCGAAACACAGACTTTCTCGGCTGCCTGCAGCATTCTTGCCTTGTCGGTATTGTCGGGCTGTGGAATTACCCGCTTCACGAGTTGCATGGCATTGTCTACCAAAACACCGGTGGGCTGGCCATTTTTTATAATAATTTCTCCGCCGGGTAGCTTCGATCCTGCCGTTATTTTGGCTAATCGCAATGTTTTTGAATTGACGAGTAGCGCGTGGCCATCTACCCGCATCAGGACAACCGGCACATTAGGAAAAGCAACATCCAGTTTCTCTTTTGTTGGGAATGTTTTGTCGGGCCAGTCATTCTGATCCCAGCCTCGGCCCGAAAGCCATAAAACGTTTGGATGTTTCTGGTAAAATGTTTTCAGGCGATCAATCACTTCATCGTAAGACTCCGCTCCAACCAGATCAGCCTGATCAAGTACCTGTCCCAGGCCCAGAAAATGGGAGTGAGGGTCATAGAAACCCGGATAAACGGGTTGGTCGTGCAGATTGACCGTACTATCGGCATAGTATTGATCAGTTAATGTTTTGATCGAACCAACGGCCAGAAACTTACCATCTTTAATGACAAATGCGTCGGCTTCTGAGAAACTTGAATCCGCGGTGTAGACATGGGCGTTGATGACGATTAGGTCGACTTTTTGCCTGGAAGAACAGCCCGAAAGCAGAACGATCGAAGCTAAAATTAACAAAAGAGGGTGTTTCATGACGGATGATTGGGAAAGATGCAAATTAAAGGAAAGTTGATAACCCAACCAGCTAATCGCAGATTCTCGTATTTTTGTCATAATCGTCGTTGTCAACCTTAATTCAATGAAGCTCAGCAGTTGGATTCTTTTTGTTTGCCTTCCTTTTTCGGCCCTTGCTCAACAACCTCAAAACGCTATTCAACGCGCCCAGCAACGCACCTTTACGGTTGCTACTATCCCGCAGCCGGGTGAGGTGTTGACACTCTCGCAAGCCATCGAACAGGCTATAGGTAAGAATTACCAGATTCAGATTAACCGGTCGCAGGAGCAGATTGCTCGTAATAACTACTCGAAGGGAAACGCGGGCTATCTGCCTTCTTTGTTTTTTAATGGGAACACGAGCGGTAACCTTCAGAGCTTTCGGCAAACGTATCTCGATGGTCTTCGCCCTCCTCAGGAGGCTCACGGTGTGTTTAACCGGACAACCAACCTGGCCATGAACCTGAACTATACCGTTTTTAACGGGTATGCCCGGTCAAGCACTTACACGCAACTTCGTCAGCTATTGCAGATTAGCACTGTAACGACAAGGGCTAATATAGAAGCCACCGTAGCCAGTATCGCTACAAGTTATTACGATGTAGTCAGGCAATTGCAGCGGTTAATCGCATTCAGTCAGGCACTTGATATCTCCAGAGAACGGCTTGAACTTGCCCGGGCCAATTATGAAGTAGGTACACGATCGAAAGTTGATTTTTTGAGTGCTCAGGTAGACTATAATACCGATAGTGCAGCCCTAATTGCACAGGAGCAGTCATTACGTAATGCAAAAACCCTGCTGAATACGCAACTTGTGCGTGAACCACTTGCCGAGTTTGCGGTTCGTGATACGATCATTGTTCGCCCGAATCTGGAACTGGCATCGCTTGAGCAGTCGCTGAATACCAATAACCCGCTGCTGGTTTCGGCTGTATTGAACCGCACAATTGCTGATCTGAATGTTCGGCTGGCGTCTGCCCAGCAACTCCCTTTGGTTACGGCACAGACAGGCTATAGTTATCAGCTTCAGGATAATCAGGGCGGTTTTGGGGTCAGTACAGGCCGTACGGGATCACTTAATTACCTGATTACGGCTTCAATTCCGATTTTTAATGGCTATAACCTGAAACGACAAATTCAGAATGCCCGTATCAATACGGTTATTGCTAAAGATCAGGAAAACAACCAGCGATTGCAACTCCAGCTCGCCCTTACACAAACCTTCCAGGCTTACCAGAATAGCCTGAAACTGTTGAATCTGGAGGTGTTAAATAACCAGCTGGCAAATCAGAACGTCGATATTGCGTATGACCGCTACCGGATCGGGA comes from Spirosoma aureum and encodes:
- the nhaD gene encoding sodium:proton antiporter NhaD: MTLTLILLFVVGYVLITLEHPVKINKTATALITGVVCWAVYALMAPSAEAVVHQLSEHLASVAEILFFLLGAMTVVELIDAHDGFTLITDRIASRNTRVLFWIISLLTFFLSALLDNLTSAIVMVSVSRKLIRNVGQRQIMAGMIIVAANAGGAWSPIGDVTTTMLWIGGQITTTRIISSLLLPSLVSLLVPLGILTFRYKPKEQTTVSTAAKGISRPYVTTAARRDRRIMLSVGLGGMLYVPIFKTVTHLPPYMGMMLVLGVIWVVSEVLHSDKDEAERQKFTPAYALSRIDTPSILFFLGILLAVGSLETTGILRSLAESLNESIGNLDVIVLLIGLASAVVDNVPIVAAAMGMYDMQTYPTDNKLWEFLAYCAGTGGSILVIGSAAGVAVMGLERLEFGWYLRKISWLALVGYVAGALVYLAEFMVMR
- a CDS encoding SDR family oxidoreductase, producing MEQMEIETKPQHQNAQPGLEYEMDPQPIYIRDNYQGAEKLKDKIAVITGGDSGIGRAVAIHFAREGADLAILYHPREDVDALKTKSLVEAEGRRCLLIPGDLKQIAYIREAVGKIISTYNRVNILVNNAANHVEQKEFSGISDQQMRETFELNILAMFRLTKNILPHMGAYDCIINTTSVVSYRGSETLIDYASTKGAVTAFTRSLSQNLVERNIRVNAVAPGPIWTPLIVATKTLEEVEKFGKDTPMERPGQPAELAPAYVFLASEDASYFTGQVIHVNGGEVINS
- a CDS encoding SDR family oxidoreductase, which encodes MEAKIPPQHQDLQPGIEAELDPQPKVIRHLYKGANKLKDKVALITGGDSGIGRAVAVHFAREGADVAISYTPREEEDAQKTKELVEAEGRKCLLLPGDIRHEVYCKQIVEDTVRQLGKLNILVNNAGLQLQHQTLEEERDEDLLATYETNIYSFFRVTKAAEPHLHKGDCIINTTSVTAYQGRADLLEYSSTKGAIMTFTRALSSNLIAKGIRVNGVAPGPIWTPLNPSSVSAKEVAQFGKDVPMKRPGQPSEVAPAYVFLASEDASYMTGQVLHPNGGTIVNA
- a CDS encoding 3-oxoacyl-ACP synthase, with translation MNQDFTSKQLRQDLMALCRSHVQQRIEIARQAMEAAQESANSESKSSAGDKYETGRAMAQIERDRYAHQLDIALALEQELERINSEKDYTIVQPGSLVITNRGTFFISISAGKLSVDGNEVFAVSPASPIGMALAGRRAGDQVLFNKMTYEVLKVG
- a CDS encoding amidohydrolase, with product MKHPLLLILASIVLLSGCSSRQKVDLIVINAHVYTADSSFSEADAFVIKDGKFLAVGSIKTLTDQYYADSTVNLHDQPVYPGFYDPHSHFLGLGQVLDQADLVGAESYDEVIDRLKTFYQKHPNVLWLSGRGWDQNDWPDKTFPTKEKLDVAFPNVPVVLMRVDGHALLVNSKTLRLAKITAGSKLPGGEIIIKNGQPTGVLVDNAMQLVKRVIPQPDNTDKARMLQAAEKVCVSLGLTTISDAGISPAEINLIDSLHKAGKLKIRDYAMISLGEPNLNYFLKRGPFQTDRLTVRSFKLYADGALGSRGACLLRPYSDRPETGGFLLLSPGELERVTTILSGTGFQANTHCIGDSANHLMLDLYGKLLKGHNDRRWRIEHAQVVSPDDVHKFGQYSIIPSVQPTHATSDMYWAGERLGPIRVKGAYAFKDLMTQNKLIAFGSDFPVESVNPLFGFHAAVARQDAKNFPAGGYQMENAVDRKSALLAMTRWAAYACFEDQLRGSIAPGKQADFVVLDRDIMTVPNTQLRQTKVKQTWIGGERVY
- a CDS encoding TolC family protein gives rise to the protein MKLSSWILFVCLPFSALAQQPQNAIQRAQQRTFTVATIPQPGEVLTLSQAIEQAIGKNYQIQINRSQEQIARNNYSKGNAGYLPSLFFNGNTSGNLQSFRQTYLDGLRPPQEAHGVFNRTTNLAMNLNYTVFNGYARSSTYTQLRQLLQISTVTTRANIEATVASIATSYYDVVRQLQRLIAFSQALDISRERLELARANYEVGTRSKVDFLSAQVDYNTDSAALIAQEQSLRNAKTLLNTQLVREPLAEFAVRDTIIVRPNLELASLEQSLNTNNPLLVSAVLNRTIADLNVRLASAQQLPLVTAQTGYSYQLQDNQGGFGVSTGRTGSLNYLITASIPIFNGYNLKRQIQNARINTVIAKDQENNQRLQLQLALTQTFQAYQNSLKLLNLEVLNNQLANQNVDIAYDRYRIGNSTFVEFRDVQRNSIDAQTRLIEAEFNAKAAEIELLRLSSTISQELGQ